The Pectobacterium parmentieri genome segment GAAAGGATTGACGTTGAAAACGCAAAGTCATGCATTTACTCAGGGATTGGTTCCACTCAAGATTATTTCTACTGGCAGCGCGCTTCCTGCGCAGCGGGTGACCTCGGCTGAATTAGATGTGCGGCTTAATAAACCGGCAGGCTATGTCGAAAGCCGTTCAGGCATTATCTATCGTCACCATGCGGATAATCATGCCAGCCAGGCTGAACTTGGCGTGGCGGCGTTAAATGACGCGCTGACACGGGGCGTTATTCCACCCGCGTCCATCGATCTGCTGTTGTTTGCTTCCGCGATCCCGATTCAGGCGCTGCCTTACAGCGCCAGCCATTTATTAAAAGCATCATCCCTGCCGAAAGGGACGGCCTGTTTTGATATTAACAGTAGTTGCGTCAGCTTTATTTCCGCCCTTCAGGTGGCGGCTGGGCTGTTAAATACCGGAGCCTATCGGCGTATTGCCATTGTATCTACCGAACTTGCTTCACGCGGTATCGACTGGGATGACGAAGAGTCGTCGCTGATTTTTGGTGATGGTGCCGCCTGTGCCATTGTCGAACGGGGTGACGGTCGCAGCGGGATTGCGGCGTGTCTGCTGGAAACCTATCCGAAGGGCAATGAACTGTGCCAGATCCGCGCAGGTGGTACGTTGCGTAATCCGCGAGCGGGCATGGAACTGCATGATTTTCTGTTCCATATGCAGGGAAAACGGTTATTCAGGCAGGCTTCTGCTTTGATCGAGGGCTATCTGCAACGGCTACTGGACGCCAGTGGTTTCACGCTTGAGCAGATGGCGGCGGTGGTTCCGCATCAGGCCAGCCATCTGTCGCTGGAGCATATGCGTAAACGGCTGGCGATCCCGACAGAAAGATTGATTGATATTTACCGCTATCACGGTAATCAGGTGGCGGCCTCGATTCCGACAGCGCTGCACCATGCCATCGTGACGCAACGCCTGCCTGAAGGCGAGCCCGCGATGCTGGTCGGTACGGCTGCCGGGTTGACGCTGGGCGGAATGGTACTGATTCCATGAAGGTCTTCGTCACTGGCGCAACCAGCGGGTTGGGGCGTAACGCGGTGGAATGGCTGCTTCAGGCTGGGCA includes the following:
- a CDS encoding 3-oxoacyl-[acyl-carrier-protein] synthase III C-terminal domain-containing protein — encoded protein: MKTQSHAFTQGLVPLKIISTGSALPAQRVTSAELDVRLNKPAGYVESRSGIIYRHHADNHASQAELGVAALNDALTRGVIPPASIDLLLFASAIPIQALPYSASHLLKASSLPKGTACFDINSSCVSFISALQVAAGLLNTGAYRRIAIVSTELASRGIDWDDEESSLIFGDGAACAIVERGDGRSGIAACLLETYPKGNELCQIRAGGTLRNPRAGMELHDFLFHMQGKRLFRQASALIEGYLQRLLDASGFTLEQMAAVVPHQASHLSLEHMRKRLAIPTERLIDIYRYHGNQVAASIPTALHHAIVTQRLPEGEPAMLVGTAAGLTLGGMVLIP